Proteins encoded together in one Lagopus muta isolate bLagMut1 chromosome 3, bLagMut1 primary, whole genome shotgun sequence window:
- the MRPL15 gene encoding 39S ribosomal protein L15, mitochondrial, which yields MSGTGVHGALQLLRSLPKVSLANLRPSPGSKKPERRRGRGRYRGRKCGRGHKGERQRGNRPRLGFEGGQTPFYLSIPKYGFNEGHSCRRQYHPLSLQRLQYLIDLGRVDPTQPIDLTQLTNARGVTVQPLKRDYGVQLVEEGADIFAAKINIEVQRASELAIAAIEKNGGVVTTSFYDPRSLEILIKPVPFFLRGRPIPKRMLPPEDLVRYYTDANNRGYLADPSKVAEARLELAKKYGYTLPDITKDELFKMLSMRKDPRQIFFGLAPGWIVNMADKKILKPTDERLLKYYSS from the exons ATGAGCGGGACTGGCGTGCATGGGGCTCTGCAGCTACTGCGGTCGCTGCCTAAGGTCAGCTTGGCCAACCTGAGGCCCAGCCCGGGTTCAAAAAAGCCG GAGAGAAGACGTGGCCGTGGACGATACAGAGGTAGAAAGTGTGGTCGAGGTCACAAAGGGGAAAGACAAAGAGGAAATCGCCCCCGGTTAGGCTTTGAGGGTGGCCAGACTCCATTTTATTTGTCCATACCAAAATACGGGTTTAATGAGGGACATAG CTGCCGACGTCAGTATCATCCGCTCAGTCTTCAGAGGCTGCAGTACCTGATTGATTTGGGTAGAGTTGACCCTACACAGCCGATTGACTTAACACAGCTTACTAATGCCAGAGGTGTAACAGTGCAACCTCTCAAACGGGATTATGGTGTCCAGCTGGTGGAGGAG GGTGCTGATATctttgcagcaaaaataaatattgaagtGCAGAGGGCATCTGAATTAGCAATTGCAGCTATAGAAAAAAATGGAGGTGTTGTTACAACGTCGTTCTACGATCCAAGGAGTTTGG agatTTTAATTAAGCCAGTCCCATTTTTCCTGCGTGGCCGGCCTATTCCAAAGCGAATGCTTCCCCCTGAAGACCTGGTGCGTTACTACACAGATGCCAATAATCGTGGGTACCTGGCAGATCCATCTAAGGTTGCAGAAGCCAGACTTGAACTTGCCAAGAAGTATGGTTATACCCTACCAGACATAACTAAGGATGAGCTCTTCAAAATGTTAAGTATGCGCAAAGACCCTAGGCAGATATTTTTTGGTCTTGCTCCAGGATGGATCGT